The proteins below are encoded in one region of Bacillus vallismortis:
- a CDS encoding cytochrome P450 produces the protein MNVLNQRQALQRALLNGKNKQDAYHPFPWYESMRKDAPVSYDEENQVWSVFLYDDVKKVIGDKELFSSYMPQQSSAIGNSIINMDPPRHTQIRSVVNKAFTPRVMKQWEPRIQEITDELIETFQGRSEFDLVRDFSYPLPVIVISELLGVPSEHMDRFKTWSDLLVSTPKDKSEEAEKAFMEERNKCEEELAAFFADIIEEKRNKPAQDIISILVKAEETGEKLSGEELIPFCTLLLVAGNETTTNLISNAMYSILETPDVYEELRSHPELMPQAVEEALRFRAPAPVLRRIAKRDTEIGGHHMKEGDMVLAFVASANRDEAKFDRPHLFDIHRHPNPHIAFGHGIHFCLGAPLARLEANIALTSLVSAFPHMECVSITPIENSVIYGLKSFRVKI, from the coding sequence ATGAATGTGCTGAACCAGCGGCAAGCCTTGCAGCGAGCACTGCTCAATGGAAAAAACAAACAGGATGCTTATCATCCGTTTCCGTGGTACGAATCGATGAGAAAGGATGCGCCTGTTTCCTATGATGAAGAAAACCAAGTGTGGAGCGTTTTTCTATATGATGATGTCAAAAAAGTCATTGGCGATAAAGAGCTGTTTTCCAGTTATATGCCGCAGCAGTCAAGCGCTATTGGAAATTCCATCATTAACATGGACCCGCCAAGGCATACGCAAATCCGTTCTGTAGTGAATAAAGCCTTCACGCCGCGTGTGATGAAGCAATGGGAACCGAGAATTCAGGAGATCACAGATGAACTGATTGAAACGTTTCAGGGGCGAAGCGAGTTTGATCTTGTGCGCGATTTTTCATATCCGCTTCCGGTCATCGTGATATCTGAGCTGCTCGGGGTGCCTTCTGAGCATATGGATCGGTTTAAAACATGGTCTGATCTTCTGGTCAGCACGCCGAAGGATAAAAGTGAAGAAGCTGAAAAAGCCTTTATGGAAGAACGAAACAAGTGCGAGGAAGAACTGGCCGCGTTCTTTGCCGACATCATAGAAGAAAAGCGAAACAAACCGGCACAGGATATCATTTCAATTTTAGTGAAAGCGGAAGAAACAGGCGAGAAGCTGTCAGGAGAAGAGTTGATTCCGTTTTGCACGCTGCTATTGGTGGCCGGGAATGAAACCACAACAAACCTGATTTCAAATGCAATGTACAGCATATTGGAAACGCCGGATGTTTATGAGGAACTGCGGAGCCATCCTGAACTCATGCCTCAGGCAGTGGAGGAAGCCCTGCGTTTCAGGGCGCCAGCACCGGTTTTGAGGCGCATTGCCAAGCGAGATACAGAGATCGGGGGACACCACATGAAAGAAGGTGATATGGTTCTGGCTTTTGTGGCGTCAGCAAATCGTGATGAAGCGAAGTTTGACAGGCCACACCTGTTTGATATTCACCGCCATCCCAATCCGCATATCGCGTTTGGGCACGGCATCCATTTTTGTCTTGGGGCGCCCCTTGCCCGTCTTGAAGCGAATATCGCGTTAACGTCTTTGGTTTCTGCTTTTCCTCATATGGAATGTGTCAGTATCACACCGATTGAAAACAGCGTGATATACGGATTAAAGAGCTTCCGTGTGAAAATTTAA
- a CDS encoding phosphate ABC transporter ATP-binding protein, translating into MEANDQTHNRPAISFRSVRKSYEQDRQTYDVLQDVTGDIQQGAIVAVLGPSGSGKSTLLSMCNVMRTPDSGDIYIYGKEVREWNVNELRRTAALAFQSAPVLDETVRDNLSLVQRLHQSQQHSPEELASLTGLPPELLDRSAKDLSGGQRQRLSLARTLANPSSILLLDEITSALDPVSALEIEELIKRQHQEKKWTVMWVTHNMEQAKRVADTIWFMADGRLLEIAETEAFFSNPQHEAAKEFLKGGTR; encoded by the coding sequence ATGGAAGCAAACGATCAAACACATAACAGACCAGCCATCTCCTTCAGATCAGTCAGAAAAAGCTATGAACAAGATAGACAAACTTATGATGTATTGCAAGATGTCACCGGAGACATTCAACAGGGCGCAATCGTCGCCGTTTTAGGCCCTTCTGGTTCAGGCAAAAGCACCCTCCTGTCGATGTGCAATGTAATGAGAACGCCTGATAGCGGCGACATATACATATACGGAAAAGAAGTCCGAGAATGGAATGTCAATGAGCTGAGGCGAACGGCGGCCCTCGCGTTTCAATCGGCTCCCGTTCTTGACGAGACAGTCCGTGACAATCTTAGTCTGGTCCAAAGGCTGCATCAATCCCAGCAGCACTCTCCTGAGGAGCTCGCATCTCTTACAGGGCTACCGCCAGAGCTCTTAGACAGAAGCGCCAAGGATTTATCAGGCGGACAGCGGCAACGGCTGTCACTAGCCAGAACACTCGCAAACCCTTCCTCTATTCTTTTATTGGACGAAATCACATCGGCTTTGGACCCGGTTTCCGCTCTTGAGATTGAGGAACTGATCAAACGCCAGCATCAAGAGAAAAAATGGACGGTCATGTGGGTGACTCATAATATGGAGCAGGCGAAGCGAGTTGCCGACACCATTTGGTTTATGGCGGACGGACGGCTGCTGGAAATTGCTGAAACCGAAGCGTTTTTCTCCAATCCGCAGCATGAAGCAGCGAAAGAGTTTTTGAAGGGAGGGACCCGATAA
- a CDS encoding ABC transporter permease — translation MDYLSLSLTMIFVLIALFLSKSFKAGVEKDMVIATIRAAVQLLVIGYVLSLIFRGDHPVFILFMILLMLAVAAQNVVKRKKNTIGSFWKVFVALAIVEMVTQGILLSLHIIPFTARYVIPISGMVIGNSMVLASLFLNRLSSEIGVRKEEIQLILSLGGTPKQSIQRILTSAMKMSMIPTLESQKTLGLVQLPGMMTGQILAGADPIQAVRFQLLIVFTTMASAALTCVILSVLTYPSLFTAHQQLKENG, via the coding sequence ATGGATTACCTTTCTCTCTCTTTAACGATGATCTTTGTTTTGATCGCCTTGTTTTTATCCAAATCCTTTAAAGCCGGCGTTGAAAAAGACATGGTCATCGCCACGATCCGGGCCGCGGTACAGCTGCTTGTCATCGGTTATGTCCTATCGCTGATTTTCCGCGGAGACCACCCTGTTTTTATCTTGTTCATGATACTGCTAATGCTGGCAGTGGCGGCACAAAATGTCGTCAAACGAAAGAAAAATACGATCGGTTCGTTTTGGAAAGTATTCGTAGCGTTAGCGATTGTAGAAATGGTAACGCAAGGCATTTTGCTGTCTCTTCATATCATCCCGTTTACGGCCCGATATGTCATTCCGATCAGCGGAATGGTCATTGGAAATTCGATGGTGCTCGCAAGTCTGTTTTTAAACCGGCTTAGCTCAGAAATCGGTGTTCGCAAAGAAGAGATACAATTGATATTGTCTCTTGGAGGCACACCGAAGCAATCCATACAGCGTATTCTTACTTCAGCGATGAAAATGAGTATGATCCCGACGCTGGAAAGCCAAAAAACGCTGGGGCTTGTTCAGCTTCCAGGCATGATGACCGGCCAGATTTTAGCGGGCGCGGACCCGATTCAGGCGGTACGCTTTCAGCTCTTAATCGTATTTACAACGATGGCGTCAGCCGCGCTGACATGTGTGATCTTAAGCGTTCTGACATACCCTTCTTTATTTACAGCGCATCAGCAGCTGAAGGAAAATGGATAA
- a CDS encoding macrolide family glycosyltransferase has protein sequence MKKYHISMINIPAYGHVNPTLALVEKLCERGHRVTYATTEEFAPAVQQAGGEALIYRTSLNIDPKQIREKMEKNDAPLILLKESLSILPQLEELYQDDQPDLIIYDFVALAGKLFADKLHVPAVKLCSSYAQNESFQLGSEDMLKMIKEAEAEFKAYLEQEQLPVVSFEQLAVPEPLNIVFMPKSFQIQHETFDDRFCFVGPSLGKRTEQESLLIEKGDRPLMLISLGTAFNAWPEFYKMCIEAFRDSSWQVIMSVGKTIDPESLDDIPAHFTIRQSVPQLEVLAKADLFISHGGMNSTMEAMNAVVPLVVIPQMYEQELTAKRVDDLGLGVYLPKEEVTVSKLQEAVQAVSGDPGVLNRVKNMRKDVKEAGGAERAAAEIEAFMKKSAVTQ, from the coding sequence ATGAAAAAGTACCATATTTCGATGATCAATATCCCGGCGTACGGGCATGTCAATCCTACGCTTGCATTAGTAGAGAAGCTTTGTGAGAGAGGGCATCGTGTCACCTATGCCACGACGGAGGAGTTCGCGCCTGCTGTACAGCAAGCCGGCGGAGAAGCATTGATCTATCGTACATCCTTGAATATTGACCCTAAACAAATCAGGGAGAAGATGGAAAAGAATGACGCGCCGCTCATTCTCTTAAAAGAATCACTGAGCATCCTGCCGCAGCTTGAGGAGTTATATCAAGATGATCAGCCTGATCTGATCATCTATGATTTTGTCGCGCTGGCTGGAAAATTGTTTGCTGACAAGCTTCATGTGCCCGCTGTCAAGCTTTGTTCATCCTATGCCCAAAATGAATCCTTTCAGCTCGGAAGCGAAGACATGCTGAAAATGATAAAAGAGGCCGAGGCTGAATTTAAAGCCTACTTGGAGCAAGAGCAATTGCCGGTTGTTTCATTTGAACAATTAGCTGTGCCGGAACCATTAAATATTGTGTTTATGCCGAAGTCTTTTCAAATCCAGCATGAGACGTTCGATGACCGTTTCTGTTTTGTCGGCCCTTCCCTTGGAAAACGGACGGAACAAGAAAGCCTGTTGATTGAAAAGGGTGATCGCCCGCTTATGCTGATTTCATTGGGAACGGCGTTTAACGCATGGCCGGAATTTTACAAGATGTGCATCGAGGCATTTCGGGATTCTTCGTGGCAAGTGATCATGTCGGTCGGGAAAACGATTGATCCTGAAAGCTTGGATGATATCCCTGCTCACTTTACCATTCGCCAAAGCGTGCCGCAGCTTGAGGTGTTGGCGAAAGCCGATTTGTTTATTTCTCATGGCGGGATGAACAGTACGATGGAAGCGATGAATGCCGTTGTGCCGCTTGTTGTTATTCCGCAAATGTATGAGCAGGAGCTCACCGCAAAGCGTGTCGATGATTTAGGCCTCGGCGTTTATTTGCCGAAAGAGGAAGTAACGGTTTCTAAGCTTCAGGAAGCGGTTCAGGCTGTATCCGGTGATCCAGGGGTGTTAAACCGCGTCAAGAACATGCGAAAGGATGTAAAAGAGGCGGGCGGAGCGGAGCGTGCGGCAGCTGAGATTGAAGCGTTTATGAAAAAATCCGCGGTTACACAATAA
- a CDS encoding DMT family transporter, protein MTTSHFKKGVLFCLIAGICFGAQWPVAGRALKHIDPFFFTLIRYLIVAVVLSVILFFTEGAKSFKTEGKLVPIWFYGSMAFCAYNFLVFLGQKMAGDNGAILGSILMALIPMVSLLVLWVYKKNRPANVTLLLVAVSFIGVLLVVTKGDIAFFADSNKQAVPIILMSISVLAWVLYTIGGSSFPEWSSLRYTALSCIFGNITSIVVILIFVLLGKVEVPSVDQVMDIKWEMIYMSIFAGVIGVFAWNIGNKILTPINGSLFMNLVPIVSFIISIIAGYRMSPVEAGGAFLTIGAIVLNNIFQRRQSVMPAVKTSKKEAV, encoded by the coding sequence ATGACAACATCGCATTTTAAAAAAGGCGTGCTTTTTTGCCTGATTGCAGGTATTTGTTTTGGAGCGCAGTGGCCTGTCGCCGGAAGAGCTCTGAAACATATTGATCCATTCTTTTTTACATTGATACGTTATTTGATTGTGGCAGTGGTGCTATCTGTCATTCTGTTTTTTACAGAGGGGGCCAAAAGTTTTAAAACAGAAGGGAAACTGGTTCCAATCTGGTTTTATGGGAGTATGGCATTCTGCGCTTATAATTTTCTTGTATTTTTAGGGCAAAAGATGGCGGGCGATAACGGGGCTATTTTAGGCTCTATTTTAATGGCGCTGATCCCAATGGTGTCATTGCTTGTTTTATGGGTGTACAAAAAGAACAGGCCGGCGAATGTTACATTGCTTTTGGTTGCGGTGTCCTTCATCGGTGTGCTGCTGGTCGTGACAAAGGGAGATATTGCTTTCTTCGCAGACAGTAATAAGCAGGCAGTTCCTATTATTCTCATGTCAATCAGCGTGTTAGCCTGGGTTCTTTATACGATTGGAGGCAGCAGCTTTCCGGAATGGTCATCCTTGCGTTACACGGCTTTGAGCTGTATTTTCGGAAATATTACGTCTATTGTTGTTATTTTAATATTCGTACTATTAGGAAAAGTGGAAGTGCCTTCTGTCGATCAAGTCATGGACATCAAGTGGGAAATGATTTACATGAGTATTTTTGCAGGTGTAATCGGCGTATTTGCATGGAATATCGGCAATAAGATATTGACACCAATCAATGGTTCTTTGTTTATGAACTTGGTTCCGATTGTCTCGTTTATCATTTCCATCATCGCAGGGTATAGAATGTCGCCTGTTGAAGCGGGCGGGGCTTTCTTAACGATCGGTGCGATTGTATTAAATAATATTTTTCAAAGACGTCAGTCTGTCATGCCTGCGGTAAAGACAAGCAAAAAAGAAGCGGTATAG
- a CDS encoding RraA family protein, translated as MDHQQIIKELKSFDTPTISDALDSLNIDGGLSGIVPRNTSADICGTAFTVEYRDPSEEEQQVAKAADFIDEAEEGSVVILANNGRTDCTVWGNILTQLAIQKKIAGTVIDGACRDIDYIRETEYAMFSTSVYMKTGKGRTKKTAHQVPVTISGTVIQPNDFVRADQNGVIVIPQDVAEEVIKRSRAIEETEEKIKEAVSRGVHLKEARDMYKYHRPWENEVTAK; from the coding sequence GTGGATCATCAACAAATCATAAAAGAATTGAAATCGTTTGATACGCCGACGATTTCCGACGCATTGGATAGTTTAAACATAGATGGCGGATTAAGCGGTATCGTACCGAGAAACACGTCTGCTGATATTTGCGGAACAGCGTTTACAGTGGAATACAGAGATCCGAGCGAAGAGGAACAGCAAGTTGCCAAGGCAGCCGATTTTATTGATGAGGCCGAAGAGGGTTCAGTTGTTATTCTTGCTAATAACGGCCGTACGGACTGTACTGTATGGGGCAATATTTTAACCCAATTGGCGATTCAAAAGAAAATCGCGGGCACTGTAATAGATGGTGCTTGCCGTGATATTGATTATATTCGGGAAACGGAGTACGCCATGTTCAGTACTTCTGTCTATATGAAAACGGGAAAAGGCCGGACGAAAAAGACAGCCCATCAGGTCCCTGTCACGATTAGCGGCACGGTCATTCAGCCGAACGATTTTGTCCGCGCGGACCAAAATGGCGTGATCGTCATTCCCCAAGACGTTGCCGAAGAAGTCATCAAGCGTTCTAGAGCCATTGAAGAAACAGAAGAGAAAATCAAAGAAGCCGTTTCGCGGGGCGTACATTTAAAAGAAGCGCGTGACATGTATAAGTATCACCGACCTTGGGAGAATGAAGTGACAGCCAAATGA
- a CDS encoding uroporphyrinogen-III synthase, with protein MGKGLHGKRVAIGGSRKTEEISTIIEKQGGTPVIRPLQGTVYLAEKQVEPDLRTFVEEKADWVIFTTGIGTETLVDMAEKIGLKDEFLQAIRQAKAACRGYKTLSVLKKLGITPQASDEDGTTRGLIRSLEPHDFSGKTVMVQLHGENAPALMAFLEEKGASVLPILPYQHIPPEKETVDKLCRELMNGEIDAVCFTTAIQVRSLFDFARERGYINEVKAVFEERAIAAAVGKVTAEALREEGMTRLLAPEIERMGAMIIELSKYYEEKE; from the coding sequence ATGGGAAAAGGATTACATGGAAAACGCGTGGCGATCGGGGGCTCCCGAAAAACGGAAGAGATCAGCACAATCATTGAAAAACAGGGCGGAACACCTGTCATCCGTCCTCTCCAAGGAACGGTTTACTTAGCAGAGAAGCAGGTGGAGCCGGATTTGCGGACGTTTGTGGAGGAGAAAGCTGACTGGGTCATTTTCACGACAGGCATCGGCACGGAGACGCTTGTCGATATGGCAGAGAAAATCGGTCTGAAAGATGAGTTTCTGCAGGCCATTCGCCAAGCGAAAGCGGCATGCCGGGGATACAAAACGCTGTCTGTGCTGAAAAAGCTTGGGATCACACCCCAAGCTTCTGATGAAGACGGGACAACAAGAGGCTTAATCCGTTCTCTGGAGCCCCACGATTTTTCTGGAAAAACAGTCATGGTGCAGCTTCATGGAGAAAATGCGCCGGCCCTCATGGCATTTCTTGAAGAAAAGGGCGCGTCTGTCCTGCCGATTCTGCCTTATCAGCATATCCCGCCTGAGAAGGAAACAGTGGATAAGTTATGCCGGGAGCTGATGAATGGTGAGATCGACGCCGTTTGTTTTACAACGGCCATTCAGGTTCGTTCCCTGTTTGACTTTGCCAGGGAGCGCGGCTATATCAATGAAGTGAAGGCTGTATTCGAAGAGCGCGCTATCGCTGCGGCTGTCGGCAAAGTGACCGCGGAAGCGCTGAGGGAAGAAGGCATGACAAGATTGCTCGCTCCGGAGATTGAACGGATGGGCGCGATGATTATTGAGCTGTCTAAGTATTATGAAGAAAAAGAATAA
- a CDS encoding NUDIX hydrolase has translation MIKVQTKWLERALRIRAIAQAGLAFSKDVYDRERYEELMKLSVEMMADYSQTEMEVITDLWKGEKGYPTPKADVRGAVFRDNQILLVREKHDELWSLPGGFCEIGLSPAENVIKEIKEESGYDTEPSRLLAVLDSHKHTHPPQPYHYYKIFIECSITGGHGETGIETNHAAFFPEDRLPPLSPKRNTPSQLSMLFDFLRHPDKRTICD, from the coding sequence GTGATCAAAGTGCAAACCAAATGGCTGGAACGGGCGCTGCGGATTCGGGCGATCGCACAGGCGGGACTCGCTTTTTCCAAGGATGTGTATGACAGGGAAAGGTACGAAGAGCTGATGAAGCTCAGCGTAGAGATGATGGCGGATTACTCACAGACGGAAATGGAAGTCATCACTGATTTATGGAAGGGCGAGAAAGGCTATCCGACACCAAAAGCGGATGTGCGCGGCGCAGTATTCCGAGACAATCAGATTTTGCTTGTTCGGGAGAAGCATGATGAGCTGTGGTCACTGCCGGGTGGGTTTTGTGAGATTGGGTTATCGCCGGCTGAAAACGTGATCAAGGAAATCAAAGAAGAGTCGGGGTATGACACAGAACCGTCTCGATTGCTGGCCGTGCTAGACAGCCATAAGCACACTCATCCGCCTCAGCCGTATCACTATTATAAGATATTCATTGAATGCAGCATAACAGGGGGACATGGTGAAACAGGAATTGAGACGAATCATGCCGCTTTTTTTCCGGAAGACAGGCTCCCGCCGCTTTCTCCAAAACGAAACACACCCTCACAGCTCAGCATGCTGTTTGACTTTTTGCGCCATCCGGACAAGAGAACGATATGTGACTAA
- a CDS encoding alpha/beta fold hydrolase — protein MMMNKENAKRSWKLELGTGDRVILVLPRMDADALSREEWLVSLAPYLNDYTFLILDVPEKLIQEHKGQDTFTVPELAQWAHDYVEKNNITPYMIWGFSLGGMMAQYLSTFNEYADTPVLLVSTMLCPNKKLKAVFSTWYMLCDKFGIKGLQAGLVPWVVKESELPLFQLETTDREDEAIAVAKMKAGVQAIINHNGKAYHEQMKSPIQIIFGEESILLGQEESEYFERYLPQANIDFIQNSGMRMFGEKPEEVKQVIEKFIDSHFGAEV, from the coding sequence ATGATGATGAACAAAGAAAACGCAAAACGCAGCTGGAAGCTGGAGTTAGGAACCGGAGACAGAGTGATTTTGGTTTTGCCGAGAATGGACGCAGACGCATTAAGCCGGGAAGAATGGCTGGTATCACTTGCACCGTACCTGAACGACTATACATTTCTGATTTTAGATGTCCCGGAAAAACTGATACAGGAACATAAGGGACAAGATACATTTACCGTTCCTGAATTGGCTCAGTGGGCACATGATTATGTCGAAAAGAACAACATTACCCCTTATATGATTTGGGGCTTTTCTCTTGGCGGGATGATGGCTCAGTATTTAAGCACGTTCAATGAATACGCAGACACTCCTGTTTTGTTGGTATCCACCATGCTTTGCCCAAATAAAAAATTAAAGGCCGTCTTTTCCACATGGTATATGCTTTGCGACAAATTTGGCATCAAAGGGCTTCAAGCGGGTCTAGTGCCGTGGGTCGTCAAAGAAAGCGAGCTGCCGTTATTCCAGTTGGAGACGACAGACAGAGAAGATGAGGCGATCGCCGTTGCCAAAATGAAAGCCGGTGTCCAAGCCATTATCAACCATAACGGAAAAGCATATCATGAACAGATGAAGTCGCCGATTCAAATCATTTTCGGCGAAGAATCAATATTATTAGGACAAGAGGAATCTGAATATTTTGAAAGATATCTGCCGCAGGCGAACATCGATTTTATCCAAAACAGCGGTATGCGCATGTTTGGTGAAAAACCAGAAGAAGTCAAACAAGTAATCGAGAAATTTATTGATTCACATTTTGGAGCAGAGGTGTAA
- a CDS encoding DUF4931 domain-containing protein: MQKLYFSSYIGAQKPETIVNKQNACPFCDRDNLTGILETEGDMIWLENKYPTIQDTYQTLIVETGQCDEDITTYSIQKMRKLIQFGLEKLIHMEKDPQYKSVILYKNHGPLSGGSIKHAHMQIVGLKHADYMESLSYENFLGIKVAEHPNKAEFNLSSDPIMGFTEMNVIISDSLENTDLMADYIQTAVTYLTQDFSYKCTSYNLFFYHTNQKIICKIVPRFVVSPFFVGYKIPQVSVDQRLHEIKEELQTKLNASRKENNVL, encoded by the coding sequence ATGCAAAAATTATATTTTTCCAGCTATATCGGTGCCCAAAAACCTGAAACCATTGTCAATAAACAAAACGCCTGTCCTTTTTGTGACCGAGATAACCTCACCGGCATTTTAGAAACAGAAGGGGATATGATTTGGCTCGAAAATAAATACCCTACCATCCAGGATACGTACCAGACGCTGATTGTTGAGACAGGCCAGTGTGACGAAGATATAACGACTTACAGCATTCAAAAAATGAGAAAACTGATACAGTTTGGTTTAGAGAAATTAATACATATGGAGAAAGATCCTCAATACAAAAGCGTCATATTGTATAAAAACCACGGCCCGCTTTCTGGCGGCAGTATAAAACACGCCCATATGCAGATTGTCGGATTGAAACATGCGGATTATATGGAATCACTTTCATATGAGAATTTTCTGGGGATCAAGGTTGCAGAACATCCTAATAAAGCTGAATTCAATCTGTCGAGCGATCCGATTATGGGTTTTACGGAAATGAATGTGATCATTAGTGACTCGCTGGAGAATACTGACCTGATGGCTGATTATATTCAAACAGCTGTTACCTATTTGACCCAAGATTTCAGCTATAAATGCACAAGCTATAATTTATTTTTCTATCATACAAATCAAAAGATCATCTGCAAAATCGTGCCGCGATTCGTTGTTTCCCCTTTCTTCGTTGGCTATAAAATCCCGCAGGTCTCGGTAGATCAGCGTTTGCATGAAATAAAAGAAGAATTGCAGACAAAATTGAATGCCTCACGAAAAGAAAACAATGTGCTATGA
- a CDS encoding isocitrate/isopropylmalate dehydrogenase family protein produces the protein MAKLTAAVLPGDGIGPEVIECSLPVFDRLGVDIDLKFGDIGWEFWKKEGDPVPQRTWDLIDKCDVTLLGAITSKPHAQGLKELDPSLQGQDLKYVSPVIQLRQKLQLFANVRPAYSLDHQHSKKFRMTVIRENTEGLYAGLDFSPIPKDLYDFIQANKNGLNNWQLDGEEDGGAAIRLITKNGVRRLLKFAFEWAKKYNYQRVTWSDKPNVMRQSGQFALTILEEVAKDYPEVDWEVQNVDATAMWMVKDPGHFGVIVSENQFGDILSDLGAGIMGGLGLAPSSNFGYENAYFEPVHGSAPKHAGNMKVNPMAQFLTISLLLEHCGFMEESMRIKNAVNKVLKEGKTLTYDLGGIASTKETANAIIENC, from the coding sequence ATGGCAAAATTAACAGCAGCAGTTTTACCAGGAGACGGAATCGGTCCTGAAGTGATCGAATGCAGTTTGCCGGTATTTGACCGATTAGGTGTCGATATTGATCTGAAGTTTGGTGATATCGGATGGGAGTTTTGGAAAAAAGAAGGGGATCCGGTTCCGCAAAGAACGTGGGATTTAATTGATAAATGTGATGTGACATTATTGGGCGCAATTACCAGCAAACCTCATGCTCAGGGCCTAAAAGAATTAGATCCGTCATTGCAAGGTCAAGACCTGAAGTATGTTTCACCTGTCATCCAGCTGAGACAAAAATTACAATTGTTCGCCAATGTGCGTCCGGCTTACAGCTTAGACCATCAGCATTCAAAAAAGTTTAGAATGACCGTCATCCGCGAAAACACAGAGGGACTTTATGCGGGACTCGACTTTTCACCGATTCCCAAAGATTTGTATGATTTTATTCAGGCAAACAAGAACGGACTAAATAACTGGCAGCTTGACGGAGAAGAGGATGGCGGCGCCGCGATTCGCCTGATTACGAAAAATGGTGTAAGGCGATTGTTGAAGTTTGCCTTTGAATGGGCGAAAAAATACAACTACCAGCGAGTGACGTGGTCAGATAAGCCAAATGTGATGAGGCAGTCCGGTCAGTTTGCATTAACCATTTTAGAAGAAGTGGCGAAGGATTATCCAGAAGTGGATTGGGAGGTCCAAAACGTTGATGCGACAGCGATGTGGATGGTAAAAGATCCGGGACATTTCGGCGTCATTGTCAGTGAAAATCAATTCGGCGACATCCTCTCTGATCTCGGGGCGGGCATTATGGGCGGCTTAGGCCTTGCGCCGAGTTCTAACTTCGGCTACGAGAATGCATATTTTGAACCGGTACACGGCTCAGCGCCAAAACATGCCGGAAATATGAAAGTGAATCCGATGGCGCAATTTTTGACCATTTCTCTTTTGCTTGAGCATTGCGGTTTTATGGAAGAAAGCATGCGGATCAAAAACGCTGTCAACAAAGTATTAAAAGAAGGAAAAACGCTTACGTACGATTTAGGCGGGATCGCAAGCACAAAAGAAACGGCAAATGCCATCATTGAAAATTGCTAG
- a CDS encoding DUF6282 family protein encodes MKLERFLDLHVHAWPDTYNRRYTIFNLGEELKANNGAAVMKSHLMATTPLARTAREMGLPLFGSITLNQYNGGINRSVVEAAIAANSPDHSSMMIWFPTLTLPSNKPKTKQTTSHPVLAEHTVKYERVSENGKLRQETKEVIQVASAFNIPLATGHSSKEEVYMLIEETEKQKCKLMITHPFYQCTNFTIAEVIDMLSSSKNVYVEFAVLMSKIGYDRHEDLVEVLKTWGTDRICVSTDFGQLKNGTVTEGYTEYVTEVKKAAEANGFDFNQKIADEICYLNPTAFLGVK; translated from the coding sequence ATGAAACTTGAGCGATTTTTAGATCTTCATGTCCACGCATGGCCTGATACGTATAATAGAAGATATACGATTTTTAATCTGGGTGAAGAACTAAAAGCGAACAATGGGGCAGCCGTTATGAAAAGCCACTTGATGGCCACAACGCCGCTTGCGCGCACGGCCCGGGAGATGGGGCTGCCGCTCTTTGGATCTATTACATTAAACCAGTACAACGGCGGCATTAACCGGTCGGTGGTGGAAGCAGCGATTGCTGCGAACAGTCCGGATCATTCTTCAATGATGATTTGGTTTCCCACTTTGACCTTGCCGTCAAACAAACCAAAAACAAAACAAACCACATCTCATCCTGTTTTAGCTGAACATACAGTGAAATATGAAAGGGTCAGCGAAAACGGAAAACTGCGTCAAGAAACAAAGGAAGTCATTCAAGTAGCATCGGCGTTTAACATTCCATTAGCGACAGGCCATTCCTCAAAAGAAGAAGTGTATATGCTGATTGAAGAAACAGAAAAGCAAAAATGTAAGCTGATGATTACGCACCCGTTTTACCAGTGTACAAATTTTACAATCGCTGAGGTCATTGATATGCTGTCTTCCTCCAAAAACGTCTATGTTGAATTTGCTGTTTTAATGAGCAAAATCGGTTATGACCGGCACGAGGATTTAGTTGAAGTGCTGAAAACATGGGGAACAGATCGCATATGCGTCTCGACGGATTTCGGCCAGTTAAAGAATGGGACAGTAACTGAGGGATATACGGAATATGTGACAGAGGTAAAAAAAGCTGCTGAAGCAAACGGATTTGATTTTAATCAAAAAATCGCTGATGAGATTTGTTATTTGAATCCAACCGCTTTTTTAGGCGTGAAATAA